Proteins from one Halopseudomonas pelagia genomic window:
- a CDS encoding ABC transporter ATP-binding protein has product MSDGIRLSLSQQDGIPLNATISCEPGKVTALIGPSGSGKSTLLRSIAGLYQPQAGTIVCAGETWFDSQNQINLPTQARRIGMVFQHFALFPHLSARANIIEALQDHSRAQRQAIAESWLERVHLHGLGDRLPHQLSGGQQQRVAVARALAREPKVLLLDEPFSAVDRRTREALYLELAELRGELRMPVLLVTHDVQEATLLADQMCIISAGSCLQTGTPNQLLQAPASAQVAQLLGARNLFPAQIISHTADHSLLRWQNMSIKTKPCHELAIGEPVDWFIPETGILLMPLNERPGTELDNPVEVMVQSILLLGDECRVSLKSGDAELAMRVPQHVAQRYALAVGQRLQVRLRGETIHAMPRQPAG; this is encoded by the coding sequence ATGTCTGACGGAATACGGCTGAGCCTGAGCCAGCAAGACGGGATACCGCTTAACGCGACGATCAGCTGCGAACCTGGCAAAGTGACCGCACTGATCGGCCCTTCCGGCAGTGGAAAATCAACCCTGTTACGCAGCATTGCCGGGCTATACCAGCCACAGGCCGGGACCATCGTGTGCGCCGGTGAAACCTGGTTCGACAGCCAAAACCAGATCAACCTGCCCACGCAGGCCCGCAGGATCGGTATGGTTTTTCAGCACTTCGCGTTATTCCCCCACCTGAGTGCCCGGGCCAACATTATCGAAGCCTTGCAGGATCACTCGCGCGCTCAGCGACAGGCCATCGCCGAGTCCTGGCTTGAGCGCGTGCATCTGCATGGCCTGGGTGATCGACTGCCGCACCAACTGTCCGGCGGGCAACAACAGCGTGTCGCAGTGGCCCGGGCGCTAGCACGAGAACCCAAGGTGCTGCTGTTGGATGAACCCTTCTCGGCGGTGGATCGGCGTACCCGCGAGGCCCTGTACCTTGAGCTGGCAGAGTTGCGCGGCGAGCTGCGCATGCCAGTGCTGCTAGTTACCCACGATGTTCAGGAAGCGACCTTGTTGGCTGATCAGATGTGCATCATTTCAGCCGGCAGCTGCCTGCAAACCGGCACACCCAATCAGCTATTGCAGGCGCCAGCCAGCGCGCAAGTGGCTCAACTGCTGGGCGCCCGTAACCTGTTTCCTGCGCAGATTATCAGCCACACAGCGGACCACAGCCTGCTGCGCTGGCAAAACATGAGCATCAAGACAAAGCCCTGCCATGAACTTGCCATCGGCGAGCCGGTGGACTGGTTTATACCTGAGACCGGCATACTGCTGATGCCGTTGAATGAAAGGCCTGGCACCGAGTTGGATAATCCTGTCGAAGTGATGGTCCAGAGTATCTTGCTGTTGGGTGATGAGTGCCGCGTCAGCCTTAAATCGGGTGACGCCGAGTTGGCCATGCGCGTACCCCAGCATGTCGCCCAGCGCTATGCGTTGGCTGTCGGTCAGCGCCTCCAGGTGCGGCTGCGGGGTGAAACGATTCACGCCATGCCGCGCCAGCCTGCTGGTTAA
- a CDS encoding acyl-CoA dehydrogenase family protein: MDFGYSPKVNDLRERVDAFMQEHVFPAEHIFHQQVNEGDRWQPTAIVEELKVKARAAGLWNLFLPESELGAGLTNLEYAPLAELMGRSGLASEAFNCSAPDTGNMETIVRYGNEEQKERWVKPLLAGEIRSCFGMTEPGVASSDATNMQANARREGDEWVINGRKWWTSGACDPRCKIMIFMGLTNPDAPRHQQHSMILVPMDSPGLKVIRPLPVFGYDDAPHGHAEVLLENVRVPYENVLLGEGRGFEIAQGRLGPGRIHHCMRSIGAAERALELMCRRSVEREAFGKRLAQLGGNIDLIAESRIEINQARLLTLNAAYMMDTVGNKVAKSDIAQIKVVAPNIALRVIDRAIQMHGGAGVSEDTPLAHMYAMQRTLRLADGPDEVHRAAIGKHELGKYMAR, from the coding sequence ATGGATTTTGGATACTCACCCAAGGTTAATGACCTCCGCGAACGCGTTGACGCATTCATGCAGGAGCACGTGTTCCCCGCCGAGCACATCTTTCACCAACAGGTAAATGAAGGTGATCGCTGGCAGCCTACCGCTATTGTCGAAGAACTCAAGGTCAAGGCCCGCGCTGCTGGCCTGTGGAACCTGTTTCTTCCCGAGTCCGAGCTGGGCGCCGGCCTGACCAACCTGGAATACGCACCGCTGGCCGAGCTGATGGGCCGTTCCGGTCTGGCTTCCGAAGCCTTCAACTGCAGCGCGCCGGATACAGGCAACATGGAAACCATCGTTCGCTACGGCAACGAAGAGCAGAAAGAGCGCTGGGTCAAGCCGCTGTTGGCTGGCGAGATCCGTTCCTGCTTCGGTATGACCGAGCCGGGCGTGGCGTCTTCCGATGCAACCAACATGCAGGCCAACGCCCGTCGCGAAGGTGACGAGTGGGTTATCAATGGCCGCAAGTGGTGGACCTCCGGCGCCTGTGATCCACGCTGCAAGATCATGATCTTCATGGGTCTGACCAATCCTGATGCGCCGCGTCACCAGCAGCACTCGATGATTCTGGTACCCATGGACTCCCCCGGCCTGAAAGTGATTCGTCCGCTGCCGGTATTCGGCTATGACGATGCACCACACGGCCACGCTGAAGTGTTGCTGGAGAACGTGCGCGTTCCCTACGAAAACGTGCTGCTGGGTGAAGGTCGCGGCTTTGAAATTGCTCAGGGCCGCCTTGGGCCAGGCCGTATTCACCACTGCATGCGCTCCATCGGCGCCGCTGAGCGCGCGCTTGAGCTGATGTGCCGTCGCTCGGTTGAGCGTGAAGCGTTCGGTAAGCGTCTGGCTCAGCTGGGTGGCAACATCGACCTGATCGCTGAATCGCGTATCGAAATCAACCAGGCTCGCCTGCTGACCCTGAACGCGGCCTACATGATGGATACCGTGGGCAACAAGGTCGCGAAGAGCGACATCGCACAGATCAAGGTAGTGGCGCCGAACATTGCGCTGCGCGTGATCGACCGTGCGATCCAGATGCACGGTGGTGCTGGCGTATCGGAAGATACTCCGCTGGCACACATGTACGCCATGCAGCGTACTCTGCGTCTGGCCGATGGTCCTGATGAAGTGCACCGCGCCGCGATTGGCAAGCACGAGCTGGGCAAGTACATGGCTCGCTGA
- a CDS encoding LysR family transcriptional regulator, producing the protein MNLSKVDLNLFIVFDAIYTEANLTRAGQIVGITQPAVSNALARLRETFNDPLFVRTAQGMVPTPMAQNIITPVRHALQLLRVSVQESRSFNPDQATKTYRISMTDLTEAVILPHLASRIRRLAANINIDSFLTKRRETTKELAAGRLDFAIDAPLNTDTQVRHVKLFEDRYVCVMRRDHPLTAKTKITLDDYLSQSHIHISSRRNGLGHVDLSLGKIGLQRRVVLRSQHYQMAPLVLESTDMVMTVPERFARRHQLHYSELPIDDVPPIETHLFWHESTDQDPANRWMREQIIELSQQLERKIMREREAAATE; encoded by the coding sequence ATGAACCTCAGTAAAGTCGACTTGAACCTGTTCATTGTATTTGATGCCATCTATACCGAAGCCAATCTGACCCGCGCCGGACAGATTGTTGGCATCACCCAACCTGCAGTGAGCAACGCCCTCGCCCGTCTGCGCGAGACCTTCAATGATCCATTGTTCGTCAGAACCGCCCAGGGCATGGTACCCACGCCCATGGCGCAGAACATCATTACGCCGGTGCGCCACGCCCTGCAATTGCTGCGCGTGTCCGTGCAGGAAAGCCGCAGCTTCAATCCTGATCAGGCGACCAAGACCTACCGCATCAGCATGACCGATTTGACCGAGGCGGTCATTTTGCCTCATCTGGCGTCACGTATTCGCCGCCTGGCTGCCAATATCAACATCGACAGCTTCCTGACCAAGCGCCGTGAAACGACCAAGGAGCTGGCTGCCGGCCGTCTGGATTTCGCTATCGACGCGCCGCTGAATACCGATACCCAGGTGCGTCACGTCAAACTCTTTGAAGATCGCTACGTCTGCGTTATGCGCCGCGACCATCCGCTGACGGCAAAAACCAAGATCACTCTGGATGACTACTTGAGTCAATCGCACATCCATATCTCCAGCCGCCGCAATGGCCTGGGGCATGTGGATCTGTCGCTAGGTAAAATCGGCCTGCAGCGCCGCGTGGTTTTGCGCTCGCAGCATTACCAGATGGCGCCATTGGTGCTGGAATCAACCGATATGGTCATGACTGTGCCCGAGCGCTTCGCCCGCCGTCATCAGCTGCATTACTCCGAGCTGCCGATCGACGACGTGCCACCGATCGAAACGCACTTGTTCTGGCACGAAAGCACCGACCAGGATCCGGCCAACCGCTGGATGCGTGAACAGATCATCGAGCTGTCGCAGCAGCTGGAGCGCAAGATCATGCGCGAGCGCGAAGCTGCCGCCACCGAGTAA
- a CDS encoding MerR family transcriptional regulator, with protein sequence MTSYSISDLARELDITTRAIRFYEEQGLLSPERRGQERIYAARDKVTLKLILRGKRIGFSLAECRELISLYDPAGGNHKQLQTMLDKITERRAQLDQQMLDIQQMQIELDTAEERCHAALISARAGQPISA encoded by the coding sequence ATGACCAGCTACTCTATCTCCGATCTCGCCCGCGAACTGGATATCACCACCCGTGCGATCCGTTTCTATGAAGAACAAGGCCTGCTCAGCCCGGAGCGCCGCGGCCAGGAAAGAATCTACGCTGCCCGTGACAAGGTCACCCTAAAGCTGATTCTGCGCGGCAAACGCATTGGCTTCTCCCTGGCCGAGTGCCGTGAACTGATCAGTCTTTATGACCCGGCCGGCGGCAACCATAAACAGTTGCAGACCATGCTCGACAAGATTACCGAGCGCCGCGCGCAACTGGACCAGCAGATGCTGGATATTCAGCAGATGCAGATCGAACTCGACACCGCCGAAGAACGCTGCCACGCGGCACTGATCAGCGCCCGCGCGGGCCAACCGATCAGCGCTTGA
- a CDS encoding isovaleryl-CoA dehydrogenase, which produces MHYSSLNFGLDDTVNMLREQVQAFCRSELAPRAAQIDKDNLFPAEMWRRFGDLGLLGITVSEEFGGAGLGYLAHVVAMEEISRASASAGLSYGAHSNLCVNQINRNGSQEQKARYLPGLISGEYIGALAMSEPSAGSDVVSMKLRAEKRGENYVLNGTKMWITNGPDAHVYVIYAKTEPEKGPHGITAFIVERDWAGFSRGPKLDKLGMRGSNTCELIFDNVEVPAENVLGSVNAGVKVLMSGLDFERVVLSGGPVGIMQACMDEVVPYIHDRKQFGQSIGEFQLIQGKVADMYTQLNASRAYLYAVAEACDRGEATRKDAAGVILYTAERATQMALEAIQILGGNGYINDYPTGRLLRDAKLYEIGAGTSEIRRMLIGRELFNETR; this is translated from the coding sequence ATGCATTACAGCTCTTTGAACTTCGGCCTGGACGATACCGTGAACATGCTACGGGAGCAGGTCCAGGCCTTCTGCCGCAGTGAACTGGCGCCGCGCGCCGCGCAGATCGACAAGGACAACCTGTTCCCCGCCGAGATGTGGCGCCGTTTTGGCGATCTGGGCCTGCTCGGCATTACCGTTAGCGAAGAGTTCGGCGGTGCCGGCCTGGGCTACTTGGCGCATGTGGTGGCCATGGAAGAAATCAGCCGCGCCTCTGCCTCGGCCGGGCTCTCCTACGGCGCACACTCCAATCTGTGCGTGAACCAGATCAATCGCAATGGCAGCCAGGAGCAGAAAGCCCGTTACCTGCCCGGTTTGATCAGTGGCGAGTATATCGGCGCGCTGGCGATGAGTGAACCAAGCGCCGGCTCGGATGTGGTGAGCATGAAACTGCGCGCTGAGAAGCGTGGCGAGAACTACGTGCTGAACGGCACCAAGATGTGGATCACCAACGGCCCGGATGCGCATGTGTATGTGATCTACGCCAAGACCGAGCCGGAAAAAGGCCCGCACGGCATCACCGCTTTTATCGTCGAACGGGACTGGGCCGGATTTTCCCGGGGGCCCAAACTGGACAAACTCGGCATGCGCGGCTCCAACACCTGTGAACTGATCTTCGACAACGTCGAAGTGCCCGCAGAAAACGTGCTGGGCAGCGTCAATGCTGGCGTCAAGGTGCTGATGAGCGGTCTGGATTTCGAGCGCGTTGTGCTGTCCGGCGGCCCGGTCGGCATCATGCAGGCGTGCATGGATGAAGTAGTGCCCTATATTCACGACCGCAAACAGTTTGGCCAGAGCATCGGTGAGTTTCAGCTGATCCAGGGCAAGGTGGCCGACATGTATACCCAACTCAACGCCAGCCGCGCTTACCTGTATGCGGTAGCCGAGGCCTGTGATCGCGGCGAAGCGACGCGCAAGGATGCCGCCGGGGTGATTCTATATACCGCCGAGCGCGCCACGCAGATGGCCCTGGAAGCAATCCAGATCCTTGGCGGCAATGGCTATATCAACGATTACCCCACCGGACGCCTGCTGCGCGATGCCAAGCTCTACGAAATCGGTGCTGGCACCAGCGAGATTCGGCGGATGTTGATCGGGCGGGAGCTGTTTAATGAAACACGGTAA
- a CDS encoding carboxyl transferase domain-containing protein, whose amino-acid sequence MSVLRTQLNPAAAEFSVNRDAMRGLVDELQTLLRKVAEGGGTTAQERHLSRGKLLPRQRIDTLLDAGSPFLEIGQLAAHEVYGEEVPAAGIIAGIGLVEGVECMIVANDATVKGGSYYPLTVKKHLRAQAIAEQNRLPCIYLVDSGGANLPRQDEVFPDREHFGRIFFNQANMSAQGIAQIAVVMGSCTAGGAYVPAMADEAIMVRDQATIFLAGPPLVKAATGEVVSAEELGGADVHCRTSGVADHYAENDEHALALARRCIANLNWRKQGELNLRATIAPRYPAEDLYAVIPADPKQPFDVREVIARLVDDSQFDEFKALYGTTLVCGFAHLHGHPVAILANNGILFAESAQKGAHFIELACQRGIPLLFLQNITGFMVGQKYEAGGIAKHGAKLVTAVACAQVPKFTVIIGGSFGAGNYGMCGRAYDPRFLWMWPNARISVMGAEQAAGVLVQVKQEQAERSGGTFPSEQQAQLRDPILEQYERQGHPYYSSARLWDDGVIDPAQTRDILGLALSASLNAPINPTRFGVFRM is encoded by the coding sequence ATGAGTGTGTTGCGTACGCAGCTTAACCCAGCGGCGGCCGAGTTCTCAGTGAATCGTGATGCCATGCGCGGACTGGTGGATGAACTGCAAACCCTTTTGCGCAAGGTCGCTGAAGGCGGTGGCACAACGGCGCAAGAGCGGCACTTGTCGCGCGGCAAGCTGCTGCCGCGCCAGCGTATCGATACATTGCTGGATGCGGGCTCGCCCTTTCTGGAGATCGGACAGTTGGCCGCGCATGAGGTTTACGGTGAAGAGGTGCCAGCGGCCGGAATCATTGCCGGTATCGGTCTGGTTGAGGGCGTGGAATGCATGATCGTCGCTAACGATGCCACGGTCAAAGGCGGTTCCTACTATCCGCTGACGGTAAAGAAACACCTGCGCGCACAGGCCATCGCCGAGCAGAACCGCTTGCCCTGTATTTATCTGGTTGATTCGGGTGGCGCCAACCTCCCGCGTCAGGATGAAGTCTTTCCGGACCGGGAACATTTTGGCCGCATCTTTTTCAATCAGGCGAATATGAGCGCCCAGGGTATCGCGCAGATTGCCGTGGTCATGGGCTCCTGCACCGCCGGTGGCGCCTATGTGCCGGCGATGGCGGATGAAGCCATCATGGTCCGTGATCAGGCAACGATCTTTCTCGCCGGCCCGCCGCTGGTCAAGGCTGCGACCGGAGAAGTGGTCAGCGCCGAAGAGCTGGGCGGCGCCGACGTGCATTGCAGAACCTCCGGTGTGGCCGACCACTACGCCGAGAATGACGAACACGCCCTCGCCCTCGCCCGCCGCTGTATCGCCAATCTTAACTGGCGCAAACAGGGCGAACTGAATCTGCGCGCGACCATCGCGCCACGCTATCCGGCAGAAGATCTATACGCGGTAATTCCGGCGGATCCCAAACAGCCCTTCGACGTGCGTGAAGTGATTGCTCGGCTGGTAGATGACAGCCAGTTCGATGAATTCAAGGCGCTGTACGGCACCACATTGGTGTGCGGCTTTGCGCATTTGCATGGGCATCCAGTAGCGATTCTGGCCAACAACGGCATTCTGTTTGCCGAGTCGGCGCAAAAAGGCGCGCACTTTATTGAGCTGGCCTGCCAGCGCGGCATTCCGCTGCTGTTCCTGCAGAACATCACCGGCTTTATGGTCGGGCAGAAATACGAAGCCGGCGGCATAGCAAAACACGGCGCCAAATTGGTAACCGCTGTTGCCTGTGCTCAGGTGCCGAAATTCACCGTGATCATTGGCGGCAGCTTCGGCGCCGGCAACTATGGTATGTGCGGGCGCGCCTATGACCCGCGCTTTCTGTGGATGTGGCCGAACGCGCGGATCTCGGTAATGGGTGCCGAACAGGCCGCCGGTGTGCTGGTGCAGGTCAAGCAGGAACAGGCCGAGCGCAGCGGCGGTACCTTTCCCAGTGAACAGCAGGCGCAACTGCGCGACCCGATTCTGGAGCAATACGAACGCCAGGGGCATCCGTATTATTCCAGCGCCCGGCTCTGGGATGACGGCGTCATCGACCCGGCCCAGACCCGTGACATACTTGGGCTTGCGCTGTCTGCGTCACTGAACGCGCCAATAAACCCGACGCGCTTTGGTGTTTTCAGGATGTAG
- a CDS encoding gamma-carboxygeranoyl-CoA hydratase produces the protein MTAFNTLELEYSHTGVATLWLNRPEKNNAFNAEMIRELLLAFDEVEARPELRFMLLRGRGKHFSAGADLTWMQESARLDYNANLNDSRELAQVMASLYQLKLPTLAVVQGAAFGGALGLISCCDMAIGSDDALFSLSEVRIGILPAVISPYVVKAIGERAARRYALTAERFDGLRAEQLGLLAATYPADALDQAVEDWTTNLLLNGPAAMRATKALMQEVKHGDLTTALRRYTEASIARVRVSPEGQEGLTAFLDKRKPSWQQNQE, from the coding sequence ATGACTGCCTTCAACACGCTCGAACTCGAATACAGCCACACCGGCGTCGCCACCCTCTGGCTGAATCGCCCGGAAAAAAACAATGCCTTCAACGCCGAGATGATTCGCGAGCTGCTGCTGGCCTTTGACGAAGTCGAAGCTCGGCCGGAGCTGCGCTTCATGCTGCTGCGCGGCCGCGGCAAGCATTTTTCCGCAGGGGCGGATCTGACCTGGATGCAGGAAAGCGCCAGGCTGGACTACAACGCCAACCTGAATGATTCGCGCGAGCTGGCGCAGGTGATGGCCAGCCTGTATCAGCTGAAACTGCCGACATTAGCGGTAGTGCAAGGTGCGGCCTTTGGCGGCGCGTTGGGGCTGATCAGCTGCTGCGATATGGCCATCGGCAGCGACGACGCGCTGTTTTCACTCTCGGAAGTGCGTATCGGCATTCTCCCGGCGGTGATCAGCCCTTATGTGGTCAAGGCGATTGGCGAACGTGCCGCGCGACGTTACGCCCTGACTGCCGAACGCTTCGACGGCTTGCGCGCAGAACAGCTTGGATTGCTCGCCGCCACCTACCCCGCTGACGCCTTGGACCAAGCAGTGGAAGATTGGACTACCAACCTCCTACTCAACGGCCCTGCCGCGATGCGCGCAACCAAAGCCCTTATGCAGGAGGTCAAGCACGGTGACCTCACCACCGCTCTGCGCCGCTATACCGAAGCCTCCATCGCCCGCGTGCGCGTCAGCCCTGAAGGCCAGGAAGGACTGACCGCCTTCCTCGACAAGCGCAAGCCAAGCTGGCAACAGAATCAGGAATAG
- a CDS encoding acetyl/propionyl/methylcrotonyl-CoA carboxylase subunit alpha, translating to MSTPITTLLVANRGEIACRIMRTAKAMGIRTVAVHSEIDRHARHVREADMAINLGGAKPADSYLRTELILAAAQTSGAQAIHPGYGFLSENADFARACESQGLIFIGPPASAIDAMGSKSAAKNLMEKAGVPLVPGYHGEDQSLECFRREVATMGYPVLLKAVAGGGGKGMKVVDSDADLADALASAQREAQASFGDSRMLVERYLIRPRHIEIQVFADQHDHCIHLNERDCSIQRRHQKVIEEAPAPGLSPELRSAIGDAAVKAAQAIGYVGAGTVEFLLDEQQRFYFMEMNTRLQVEHPVTEAITGQDLVAWQLDIAQGKPLPLEQAQVPLNGHAIEARLYAEDPSNSFLPASGRLALYREPADGPGRRMDSGVDQGDEVSPFYDPMLAKLIAWGDTREAARLNLLGMLRETAIAGLQTNLSFLTRIIEHPAFADAQLDTGFIPRHETALIPDRPALDDDFWTLAGCAWLLSRRTTQAMPSPWQTLNLGWRSGLPAISRLHLRCGEQDRQLDVKIPQGCQFDYPEQMLTVMQDGVTQRYPLLATDQSVFLRWHGQWQQLDAFDPISEAEQAHHHSGGLQAPMNGSIVRLMVQVGDQVEAGSVLLVLEAMKMEHSIRAPHAGNITTLFCSEGDLVAEGAVLVELEESE from the coding sequence ATGAGCACTCCCATCACCACGTTGTTGGTCGCTAACCGCGGCGAAATCGCCTGCCGCATCATGCGCACCGCCAAGGCCATGGGCATTCGTACCGTGGCCGTGCACAGCGAGATCGACCGCCACGCAAGACATGTGCGTGAAGCGGATATGGCTATCAATCTCGGCGGCGCCAAACCCGCGGATAGCTATCTACGCACCGAACTGATTCTGGCGGCGGCACAAACCTCCGGGGCTCAGGCAATTCACCCAGGTTATGGCTTTTTGTCCGAAAACGCCGATTTTGCGAGGGCTTGCGAGAGCCAAGGCCTGATCTTTATCGGCCCACCGGCCAGCGCCATCGATGCCATGGGCAGCAAATCTGCCGCGAAAAACCTGATGGAGAAAGCTGGCGTGCCGTTGGTGCCCGGCTACCATGGCGAAGACCAGAGCCTGGAGTGCTTCCGCCGTGAAGTTGCAACGATGGGCTATCCGGTGCTGCTCAAGGCGGTAGCGGGCGGCGGTGGCAAAGGTATGAAGGTGGTGGATAGTGACGCCGACCTGGCAGACGCGCTGGCGTCCGCCCAACGTGAGGCCCAGGCCAGTTTTGGCGACAGCCGGATGCTGGTTGAGCGCTATCTGATCAGGCCCCGGCATATCGAGATCCAGGTATTCGCTGATCAGCATGACCACTGCATTCATTTGAATGAACGTGACTGCTCGATCCAGCGCCGCCACCAGAAAGTTATTGAAGAAGCGCCCGCCCCGGGTCTTAGCCCCGAGTTACGCTCCGCCATAGGCGACGCTGCGGTCAAGGCCGCCCAAGCCATTGGCTATGTAGGCGCCGGCACCGTCGAGTTTCTGCTGGACGAGCAGCAGCGCTTTTATTTTATGGAAATGAATACCCGGCTGCAGGTCGAGCACCCGGTGACGGAAGCCATCACTGGCCAGGACCTGGTCGCCTGGCAATTGGATATTGCTCAGGGCAAACCGCTGCCCCTGGAGCAGGCGCAGGTGCCGCTCAATGGCCATGCGATCGAAGCGCGGCTGTATGCCGAGGATCCCTCCAACAGCTTTCTACCCGCCAGCGGACGCTTGGCACTCTACCGCGAACCGGCTGACGGACCCGGCCGGCGTATGGATAGCGGCGTGGACCAAGGCGATGAGGTTTCTCCCTTCTACGATCCGATGCTGGCGAAACTGATTGCCTGGGGTGACACCCGAGAAGCGGCTCGCCTCAACCTGCTTGGCATGTTGCGGGAAACGGCCATTGCCGGCTTGCAGACCAACCTGAGCTTTCTGACCCGCATTATCGAACACCCGGCCTTTGCCGACGCACAGCTGGATACCGGCTTTATTCCTCGCCATGAAACCGCGCTGATCCCGGATCGCCCGGCGTTGGACGATGACTTCTGGACTCTGGCCGGCTGCGCCTGGCTGCTGAGCAGGCGGACAACACAAGCCATGCCCTCCCCTTGGCAAACACTGAACCTTGGCTGGCGTAGCGGCCTGCCAGCAATCAGCCGATTGCACCTGCGTTGTGGTGAGCAAGATCGGCAGCTGGATGTGAAAATCCCGCAGGGCTGTCAGTTTGATTACCCGGAGCAAATGCTGACTGTGATGCAGGATGGCGTCACCCAACGTTACCCCCTGCTGGCCACCGACCAATCGGTGTTTCTTCGCTGGCACGGCCAGTGGCAGCAACTCGATGCCTTCGATCCGATTAGCGAAGCAGAACAGGCTCATCACCACAGCGGTGGTCTTCAGGCGCCGATGAATGGCAGTATTGTGCGCCTGATGGTCCAGGTGGGCGATCAGGTCGAAGCGGGCAGCGTGTTGCTGGTGCTTGAGGCGATGAAGATGGAACACAGCATCCGTGCGCCGCACGCAGGCAATATCACCACGCTGTTCTGCAGCGAAGGTGATCTCGTCGCCGAGGGCGCCGTGCTGGTCGAGTTGGAGGAAAGTGAATGA
- a CDS encoding hydroxymethylglutaryl-CoA lyase: protein MTTPQKVLLVDVGPRDGLQNESQPISVADKVRLVDDLSAAGLSHIEVGSFVSPKWVPQMAGSAEVFAGIKQRDGVSYSALTPNLKGLEAALEAGVREVAVFAAASEAFSQRNINCSIAESIERFTPVLEAAQAAGIKVRGYISCVLGCPYEGEVSADQVACIARDLYAMGCYEVSLGDTIGTGTPGATRKMIEACAAHVPRDRLAGHFHDTYGQALANIYASLLEGVSVFDSSVAGLGGCPYAKGATGNVATEDVLYLLNGLGIETGIDLDLLVDAGARISQVIGRENGSRVARAVLAAR from the coding sequence ATGACAACGCCGCAAAAGGTGCTTCTGGTCGACGTCGGCCCGCGGGATGGCCTGCAGAATGAGTCGCAGCCGATCAGCGTGGCCGACAAGGTGCGTCTGGTTGACGATCTGAGCGCTGCCGGGCTCAGCCATATTGAGGTAGGCAGCTTTGTATCTCCCAAGTGGGTGCCGCAAATGGCCGGCTCGGCTGAGGTATTCGCGGGTATTAAGCAACGTGACGGCGTGTCCTATTCAGCACTGACCCCCAACCTCAAGGGTCTGGAAGCAGCGTTGGAAGCTGGCGTGCGAGAAGTCGCAGTATTTGCTGCCGCCTCCGAAGCGTTCTCCCAGCGCAATATCAATTGCTCCATCGCTGAGAGCATTGAGCGCTTTACACCGGTGCTTGAGGCCGCGCAGGCCGCGGGGATCAAAGTGCGTGGTTATATCTCCTGCGTACTGGGTTGCCCGTACGAAGGCGAGGTCAGTGCAGACCAGGTCGCCTGTATCGCCCGCGATCTATACGCCATGGGCTGTTATGAGGTGTCGCTGGGTGACACCATCGGCACCGGTACGCCAGGCGCGACGCGAAAAATGATTGAAGCCTGCGCTGCCCATGTACCCCGTGACCGTTTGGCCGGGCATTTCCATGATACCTACGGCCAGGCGCTGGCGAATATTTATGCCAGCCTGCTTGAAGGTGTCAGCGTATTCGACAGTTCAGTCGCAGGATTGGGCGGCTGCCCCTATGCGAAGGGCGCGACAGGCAATGTGGCCACCGAAGACGTGCTCTACCTGTTGAACGGGCTGGGCATTGAAACCGGGATTGATCTGGATTTGCTGGTTGATGCCGGCGCGCGGATCAGCCAGGTGATTGGCCGGGAGAATGGCTCGAGGGTGGCGCGGGCTGTATTGGCGGCGCGCTGA